Proteins co-encoded in one Candidatus Rokuibacteriota bacterium genomic window:
- the nuoL gene encoding NADH-quinone oxidoreductase subunit L encodes MPDGPAAFALVALWLPFGAFVLLSAIPPLRRTGRLAGRLSILAVAGSLAAAILYWRSLVVPYELRWAWLPAADGPLATVGLLLDATSAAMLVLVALVSFLVQLYSLGYLEHESAPALGRYYAYQSLFAFSMMGLVLASNFLQMFIFWELVGLCSYLLIGFWYARPEVARAAVKAFWTTKAGDLGFIIGIVLLWNQSGTFDFTRLFSMARDGSLASDGLGLIMFLIYLGAVGKSAQFPLHVWLPDAMEGPTPVSALIHAATMVAAGVYLVTRVYPLFLLTPEVLTLIAWVGAFTALLAATLALVQADIKRVLAYSTVSQLGYMMAALGAGALGAGFFHLLTHGVFKALLFLGAGAAIHAVGSNDVFRMGRLARVMPQTAIVFVVGTLALSGVPPFVGYFSKEAVLAGVWEGGQMLPFLMLTLTVFLTAFYMFRVVFLAFFGARRADGHPHDPPLVMAGPNWLLAGLSLGLGIAVWLGMKFPAASEMPHAPGWLAALSLALALGGIAFAWLTYQRRLISPEALAAAFGPFRRAAERKYWLDDLYEATYRGVILALSWLIGWVDRYLVDGMVNVMSAWTLRWGDRLRMIQTGQAQDYLYGVAFGLVIVIIWSQWR; translated from the coding sequence GCCTGGCGGGCCGGCTCTCGATCCTGGCCGTCGCGGGATCGCTGGCGGCCGCGATCCTCTACTGGCGCTCCCTCGTCGTTCCCTACGAGCTCCGCTGGGCCTGGCTCCCGGCCGCCGATGGCCCGCTGGCCACGGTCGGGCTCCTCCTCGACGCGACCTCGGCTGCGATGCTCGTGCTCGTGGCGCTGGTGTCGTTCCTGGTGCAGCTCTACTCCCTCGGCTACCTGGAGCACGAGTCGGCGCCGGCCCTGGGCCGCTACTACGCCTACCAGTCGCTCTTCGCCTTCTCGATGATGGGCCTGGTCCTCGCCTCCAACTTCCTCCAGATGTTCATCTTCTGGGAGCTGGTCGGGCTCTGCTCCTACCTGCTGATCGGCTTCTGGTACGCGCGACCCGAGGTGGCCCGCGCGGCCGTGAAGGCGTTCTGGACCACGAAGGCCGGAGACCTCGGCTTCATCATCGGGATCGTCCTCCTGTGGAATCAGAGCGGAACCTTCGACTTCACGCGCCTCTTTTCCATGGCCCGCGACGGCTCGCTCGCGAGCGACGGGCTCGGGCTCATCATGTTCCTGATCTATCTGGGCGCCGTGGGGAAGAGCGCCCAGTTCCCGCTCCACGTCTGGCTCCCCGATGCCATGGAAGGACCCACCCCGGTCTCCGCCCTGATCCATGCCGCGACGATGGTGGCGGCGGGCGTCTACCTGGTCACCCGCGTCTACCCGCTCTTCCTCCTGACGCCGGAGGTGCTGACGCTGATCGCGTGGGTCGGGGCGTTCACGGCGCTGCTGGCGGCCACTCTGGCCCTCGTCCAAGCGGACATCAAGCGCGTCCTCGCCTACTCCACGGTCTCCCAGCTCGGTTACATGATGGCCGCCCTCGGCGCCGGGGCGCTCGGCGCCGGGTTCTTCCACCTCCTCACCCACGGAGTGTTCAAGGCGCTCCTCTTCCTCGGCGCCGGCGCGGCCATTCACGCCGTGGGATCGAACGACGTCTTCAGGATGGGCCGGCTCGCGCGCGTCATGCCCCAGACGGCGATCGTGTTCGTCGTCGGCACTCTCGCCCTGTCAGGGGTTCCCCCGTTCGTCGGCTACTTCTCCAAGGAGGCCGTGCTCGCCGGAGTGTGGGAAGGGGGCCAGATGCTCCCGTTCCTCATGCTGACCCTCACGGTGTTCCTCACGGCGTTCTACATGTTCCGCGTGGTCTTCCTCGCGTTCTTCGGCGCGCGCCGCGCCGACGGGCACCCGCACGACCCGCCGCTGGTGATGGCCGGGCCCAACTGGCTCCTCGCGGGGCTCTCCCTCGGGCTCGGGATCGCTGTCTGGCTCGGCATGAAGTTTCCGGCCGCCTCCGAAATGCCTCACGCCCCGGGGTGGCTCGCGGCGCTCTCGCTGGCGCTGGCGCTCGGGGGGATCGCCTTCGCCTGGCTCACCTACCAGCGGCGCCTCATCAGCCCCGAGGCGCTGGCGGCCGCGTTCGGCCCCTTCCGGCGAGCCGCCGAGCGGAAGTACTGGCTCGACGACCTCTACGAAGCCACCTACCGCGGCGTGATCCTCGCCCTCTCCTGGCTCATCGGCTGGGTGGATCGCTACCTGGTGGACGGGATGGTGAACGTGATGAGCGCCTGGACGCTCCGCTGGGGCGATCGGCTCAGGATGATCCAGACCGGCCAGGCCCAGGACTACCTCTACGGGGTGGCCTTCGGCCTCGTCATCGTCATCATCTGGAGCCAGTGGCGATGA